CGTCTCCATATGGGCTATATCGTATGAATGTCCCGGCTGTCAGGTGCGCGGTCCGTCGAGTACGCGCCTCCTCCTCGCGCGAACCGTGCCGACTCGCGCCGACCGGGCCCAAAGGCCGGGCGCGGTCAGCAATGACATCCACCGTCTGCTATATATGGGAACGCTTCCACAGGCGGTCGACGGGCCCGTGTCCCACCGTCCCGCCTGGGCACCCGTGACGCACCGGAGGTCGGACGCCGGGTGCCCGGCGGCGGACCGCCGCAGTGGCGACCATCGGAGGACAGGCATGCGCACACTTCTCGCCGCGTTGACCGCCGCGCTGACGCTCGCCGTCACGGCCGGCAGCGTCCCGTCCGACGCCGCGAACGCCTCGCAACGCGGCTCCTGCACCCGGCACCTGCTGTTCTGCGAGGACTTCGAACGCCTGCCGCGCGGCGGTGCCAGCAGCCTGAACTGGGGCATCGACACCCGCAACGGCACGCTCACCGTGGAACGCACCCACCGGGGCAACCAGGTGCTGCACGTCCACACCGTCGACAACGGACGCGCCTTCCTGCGCGTCGACGACTTCGCCGCACCGGGCAACCGCTTCTACGGCCGGATGCGGCTGCGCGTGGACGCCTTCCCCACCGCCCCCGACTGGGCGCACTTCACCCTCGTGGAGGCCACCGGCAGCGGCAGCACCGAAGTCGTCCGGCCGGTCGGCGGCCAGTACGCCCCCACCGTCCCCGGCATCTTCTGGGGCGTCGGCGCCGACGGCGGTCCGACCGGCGACTGGACCAACTGGCGGGAGTCGGCTCCCGTGGTCGAGGACACCTGGCAGTGCTTCGAGTGGAAGATCGACCCGACCGACAACCGCGTCACGGTCTGGATCGACGGGGTGGCGAACCCGGAGCTGACCGCCTCCACCACCGAACACGGCGGCAACGACGTGCCGTTCATCCTGCCGACCGTCAACACCGTCAAGATCGGCTGGCAGCTCTACCAGGGCGGGACCACCCCGGGTGCGTTCGACCTCTGGATCGACGACATCGCCCTGGCCAGCCGCCGCCTCGGCTGCTGACCCACGCTGCCGGCCCCGGGGCTCCACCCGGCCCCGGGATCGGCTACCACTGCAACGTCTGGACCTCCGTGTACTCCAGCACCCCCTCCAGGCCGAACTCCCGGCCGATCCCGGAGCGCCCGAAACCGCCGAACGGCAACCGCACGTCCGGGGTCGCACCGTCGTTGACGCTCACCCGTCCGGCGCGCAGCCGCTCGGCCACCGCGACGGCCGCCACCCGGTCGGCGGACACCACCGCACCGGCCAACCCGTATGGTGAGTCGTTCGCCAGGGCCACCGCCTCCTCGTCGGTGTCGAACGGCATCACCACCGCGACCGGGCCGAAGATCTCCTGCCGGGCGACGGGGTCGTCGTTGCCGACACCGGTCAGGACCACGGGTTCGTGGAAGAAGCCACGGCCGTCGACGCCGACCGGTCCACCGTCGACGACCGCCCGGGCGCCCCGGGCGCGCGCCGCGCGGACCGCTGCGGACACCCGGTCCCGGTGCGCGGCACTGATCAACGGGCCCAGGGTCGTCCGCTCGTCGGCGGGGTCACCCGGTACGGCGGCGGAGAGCCGCTCCGCGAGCGCCGCCACGTAGTCGGCGACCACGGCGCGGTGCACCAGGTGACGGGTGAGCAACGCGCAGCCCTGACCGGCGAGCGTGGTCGTGTTCACGGCACCGATCCGGCTCGCCATCGCGAGGTCGGCGTCGGCCCTGACCACGAGCGCCGACTTGCCGCCGAGTTCCAGCACGACCCGGGTGACGTTGCGGGCGGCCTGGGCCATCACCTGCGCCCCCACCGTGTCCGAGCCGGTGAACGTCACCAGACCGACGCGGGGGTCACCGCTCAGCGCCGCGCCGACGTCGGCGCCACCGGTCACCACGTTCAGCACACCGGGCGGTATCCCGGCCTCGTCGGCGGCCTCGGCCAGGGCGAGGATCTCCAACGGCGTGTACGGCGACGGCTTCACCACCACCGTGTTGCCCATCGCCAGGGCTGCCGCGACCTTCGGCAGGGTCAGCAGCAACGGCGCGTTGTACGGGGTGAGCGCCGCGACCACCCCGACCGGCACCCGGCGCACCAGACTCGCCGTCGTCCGGGGTGGGCTACCGGCCGCACCGGGCGGCGGGGGCAGCATCCGGTCGTGTTCCCCGGTCGCGACCTCGATCGCGTACCCGAGGTGCGCCAGCGCGGCGGCCACGAACGCCGCCGACTGGCCCCGCGGCGCACCCGACTCGGCGACCGACAGTGCCACGTGGTGGTCGATCCGGTCGCTCAGCCTCCGCCGCAGTCGGCGCAGGGCGGCGGCACGGTCGGCCGCCAGCAGTCCGGACCAGCGACCGTCGTGGAACGCCCGGTGTGCGGCGGCCACCGCGTCGGCCGCGTCGGACACCGTGCCGACGGCCGTGGTGCCGATCACCGCCTCGGTCGCCGGGTTCACCACGTCCGCCGTGTCACCGTCGGAGGCCGCGCGCCAGCGGCCGTCGACGTACAGTCCCTGTCCCATCAGGCGACCATAGGGCCGGCCGGAGACCGTCGGCGGTCGCGCGGTGATGGGTAGTGCCTATCGAGCGATACGCGGTTCGTCTTTGTGCACCAGTGGTCCGGCCGGGTGGGATGGGGGAAGGGAGCCCTGCGGCCTGAGGAGCAGTCTTGCGTGATGCGGTGATCGTCGACGCCGTTCGTACCCCGATCGGCAAACGCAACGGGGGCCTCGCCGAGTGGCACCCGGTGGATCTCGCCGCCGAGGTGCTCACCACACTCGTCACGCGGACCGGGGTCGACCCGGCCGAGATCGACGACGTCATGTTCGGGTGCGTCAACCAGCTCGGTGACCAGTCCACCAACGTCGGCCGGATGTCCGCGCTCGCCGCCGGTTGGCCCGAGACGGTGCCGGGCGTCACGATCGACCGGGCCTGCGGGTCCAGCCAGCAGGCCCTGCACTTCGCGGTCGCGAGCGTGCTGTCCGGCATGGCCGACACGGTCGTCGCCGGCGGCGTGGAGATGATGTCGCGGGTGCCGCTGGGCGCGGCCCGCGCGACCGGCATGCCCTACGGCCCCAAGGTCCGCGCCCGTTACGCCCGCGACTCCTTCAGCCAGGGGGAGGGCGCGGAGATGATCGCCGAGCGGTACGGACTGTCCCGCACCGCTCTCGACGAGTTCTCGGTACGGTCGCACACGCTCGCCGCGCAGGCGACCGACGCGGGCGCCTTCGCCGGCCAACTCGTCACGTTGCCGGACACCAGGCTGACCGCCGACGAGGGTATCCGCCGGACCTCCACGGTGGAGACCCTGGCCGGTCTCACACCCGCGTTCCGCCCCGACGGCGTCATCCACGCGGGCAACTCGTCCCAGATCTCCGACGGCGCCGCCGCCCTTCTCGTGACGACCGGTGACCGGGCCCGCGCGCTCGGCCTGACACCGATGGCCCGCTTCCACAGCGGTACGGTCGTCGGCGACGACCCGGTCGTCATGCTGAGCGCGCCCTGGCCGGCGACGCAGAAGGTGCTCGCCCGGGCGGGCCTCGGCATCGACGACATCGGCGCGTTCGAGGTCAACGAGGCGTTCGCGCCGGTACCGCTCGGCTGGCTCGCCGAGACCGGCGCGAAACCGGAGCGGCTCAACCCGCTCGGTGGTGCGATCGCGGTCGGCCACCCGCTCGGCGCGTCCGGGGCGATCCTGATGACCCGGCTGCTGCACCACATGCGCGACCAGGGCATCCGGTACGGCCTGCAGGCGATGTGCGAGGCGGGCGGCCTGGCCAACGCCACGATCGTCGAGCTGGCCGAGTGACCTCCCTGGCCGGTCGGCGGGTGCTCGTCACCGGTGGTTCCCGGGGGATCGGCCGGTCGATCGTCGAGGCTGCGACAGTGGCGGGGGCCCGCTGCGCGGTGCTCTGCCGGGATCCCGCCGGTGCCGCCGCAGCGGTCACCGCGTGCACCGACGCCGGCCTGCCGGCACCGTCGGTGCACGCGGCGGACATCACCGATCCGGTCGGGTGCGGGCGCGCGGTGGCCGACGCGGCAGACGCGCTCGGTGGCGTCGACGTGGTGGTGAACAACGCCGCCCGGGTCTCCGGTGGAGTGCCCGACGGGCTGTTCTCGACGACGGACGCGTTGCTGCGGACCGACTTCGAGGAGAAGGTCGTCGGCTACCTGCGTGTCGTCCGTGCCGCCGTGGCACACCTGCGGGCCGGTGGCTCCGGCCGGGTGGTCAACATCGGCGGCGAGGCGGCACGGATCGCCCGGCACAACGTGAGCTCCGGGGTACGCAACGCCGCTCTCGTCCACCTGACCCACTCGATGGCCCGTGAACTGGGCCCGGACGGGATCACCGCGAACGTCGTCCAGCCCGGTGTGGTGCTCACCGGTGAGGTCCGGGCGATGCTGCTGGCCGCCGCTCCGTCCGGCACGGACCCGCAGGACCACCTGCGACGTCTGGCCGCCCGCCAGTCGCTGCGTCGCTTCGTCGAGCCCGCCGAGGTCGCCGCGGTGGTGGTGTTCCTCGCGTCCACGGCGTCCTCGGGGCTGACCGGGCAGGTGCTCACGGTCTCCGGCGGGACGTCAGCGGCGGTGCACTACTGAGATCCGCTTGGCGGCGAGGACCAGACCGCCGTGCGTGGCCCGGGTGACGAGGTCCTGGTACCGACCCCAGGTCTGCACGATCTGGCCGTCGGTGTCCTTCGACACCGCGTGGAACAGTGACCGGACCGCCACCGGATCGCCGTCGCCGAGCACCTCCACGTTGGACACCAGGTGCAGGCCCGGTGACGCGGCGGCCGTCCAGTACCGGGCGAACAGCCCGACGAACTCCTCCGCCCCCGTCCGCCGCACCCCGTCGGCGCCGACGACCTCCACGTCGTCGGTGACGACCGCGCGCAGCAGGTCGGGGTCGCGGTCGTCGATCCCTCGGCAGTACGCCGCCTGCAACGCCGACACCTCCAGCAGCAGCGTCTGCGCGGCGGGAGTCACCGGACCACCCTGCGCGGGGCCGGAGCGGGGGCCGGGCGCCCGTACGAGTCGACGAACGTGCGCCGCGACGCGAGCGCGGGGTGCTCGGGTGCCTCACCCGGCGTGAGCACCGGGGTCACGCAGGCGTCCACGTCGTCGAAGACCTCCGCCCACTCGGCCCGGGTCCGGGACGCGAAGATCCGGGCCAGTTCCCGCCGCTGGTCTGGCCAGCGGCTGCGGTCGTGCTGCGGCCAGCCGGCCGGGTCGATCCCGAGGACGGTGAGGAACGCCGCGTGGAACGCCGCCTCGATCGCGCCGACGGCCATGAACCCGCCGTCCGCCGTGCGGTACGTGCGGTAGAACGGTGCGCCACCGTCGAAGATGTTGGACTCCCGCTCGTCCGACCACAGTCCGGCCGCCCGCATGTCGTGCAGCAGCGTGGTCAGCGACGCCACCGCGTCGGTCATCGCGACGTCCAGCACCGCACCCCGTCCGGTACGGGTCCGCTCCAGCAACGCCGCGAGCACCCCCATCACGAGGTACGTGCCACCCGCGCCGAAATCGGCGAGCAGGTTCAACGGCGGCAGCGGCGGCCGGTCGGCCGGACCGGTCGGGTGCAGCGCCCCGGCCACGGCGAGATAGTTGATGTCGTGCCCGGCCCGCTGCGCCCAGGCCCCCTCGTGGCCCCAGCCGGTCATGTGGACGTAGACGAGCGCCGGACACGCGGCACACAGCGTGGCCGGACCGAGCCCGAGCCGCTCCGCGACGCCGGGACGGTACGGGTCGACGAACACGTCGGCGGTGGCCACCAGGCGGCGTACCGTCTCCCGACCCTCGTCGGTCTTCAGGTCCACGGTGACCGCCCGTACCCCCGACGACCGGGAGTCGTGGTGCGCGGGCAGCCCGGAGACCCCGACGCCGCCACCCGGGCGGTCCACCCGGATCACCTCCGCGCCCAGGTCCCGCAGGAGCATCCCGGCGAACGGCGCCGGGCCCGCACCGGCGAGCAGCACGACGCGAACCCCGGCGAGCGGCCCCGGACTCACGGCAGGCGCAGCGCGAGCAGTGGCACGAACTGCGCCGCGCTGTCCAGGTCGGTGTCGTCGGGGCCACCGGCGACCGTCCGGCGGGGCATCGTCACCTTGATGGCGTTGGCGGCCGGGTAGTCGATGACCTGGACGGTCGCGGGGTCGACGTGCAGCAGGTCGGCGACCGTCCCGGCGGTGACGGCCCCGGAGTCGCGCCACGTCAGGTACGCCTCCTCGGTGCGGAACACCATGTCCACCGAGACGAGGAACGCCCCGGCGTTGCGGGTGCGGAACGTGCTGCAGTCCGATCGGATGTCGCTCATGCGTTGACCGTCACCTTCTCCACGGCGGCCGTATCGGTGATCTCCAGGGTGAACGGTTCCATCGGGTGTTCCAGTGCCGCGCCGTGCCAGACGCTCCAGGTGAACACCGGGCCGACGTCGACGACCGACGGGGCGTAGGCGAGCGCGCCGTTGGCCGAGTTGGCGACGCCGGGCACCCGTACGCCGTGCATGAAGAACGGCATCGCCCCCGAGACGATCTCGTGCGCGATCTCCTGGTCGGCGGCGACAGCCTCGGCGACCAACCCGATCTCGTAGCAGCCGGCGTACCCGGTGGCCGCGTTCGGCTCGGCGGCGCCGAGGACGGCGTCGTATCCGTAGCGGCGGAACCCGAATGTGTACGCCGACTCGTCCAGGCCGTACCGGTCCCGGGCGGTGCGGTGCACGAGGTCGGTGATCGCGGCGGTGTAGTCGGCGACGTTGGCCACCACGGCGGGGTCGCGGACCCCGAACAGGCACATGCTGCGGTAGCCGAGCTGCTCGACGCCCTCCAGCCGCACGCTGTACGGCTCGGGGGTGAACGTCGCCCCGACCACGCGGACGCTCTGGTCGTCGAGCTGGAGGTACCGGGCCGCCGACGTGTCCAGCGTCCCCGGCGGCTCCCGCAGCAGGTACGGCGTCGCGTTCTCGTACAGCATCTGCGCGGCCACCGACCGGACGGTGCAGCGGGACCGGCCGCCGACCGGGCGAACCGTGAAGCCCTCGTCGTCGACCTCGCCGACGATGCACTCGCCGGCACCGATCGGCTCCTCGATGGCGTACCCGCACTCGACGGTCTTGCCCATGTGCCAGGCCGGGCCGGGCGCGATGCCGCGCAGCAGCGGGACGGCCGCATAGATCGCCGCGTCCGAGGAACGGCCGGCCAGCACGATCTGCGCACCGGCGTCGAGCGCCTCGGCGTAGGGCTCGGGGCCCATCATCGCCACGATCCGCGTCGCCCGCTCGACGTCGGCCTCGGTCAGCTCGGGGCGGCCGTCGAGTCCCCACGTCTGTCCACTCCGGACCTTGCCGAGAACCCAGTCCTTCGGCTGCTCGGTGCGGATCGTGGCGATCCGGGCGGTCCGGCCGTGGGCGGCGAGGATGTCCGTCACGATCCCACGGAACCAGGTGAGCCCGGCGTCGCTGCCGGTGAATCCGGCCGACCCGATGAGCAGTGGCACCCCGATGTCGAGCGCGCCGATCACCATGCGCTCCAGGTCCCGGCGGGTCTGCCGGTAACCGGCCCAGCTCGCCGCGGCGCCCAGGTAGTACGGACCCCAGTCGGTGCTGCCCGCGTCGCAGGCGATGAAGTCGGGCTTCGTCTGTAGCGCGGCGCGGAACGACTTCGTGGAGAAGCCACCGCCCATCACGGCGGCGGGCGCGACGAACCGCACCCGGGACCGGTCGTCAGTACTCATCGTTCACCTCTCGTCGACCAGTGCGAACAGTGCGCGCCGGTGCTGGTCCGGCGTTCCGGCGAGCACCGCGGCGGCGTGCGCCCGGCGCAGTAGGACGTGGGCGGGGTACTCCCAGGTGAAGCCGATCCCGCCGTGCAGTTGGATGGCCTCGGTGGTGACCGTCACGGCGGCCTCGGACGCCTTGACCGCGAGCGTGTGCGCGCTGCGCTCGTCCCCGCCGCACCGGGTGACGTACGCGGCGGCCGACCGCGCCACCTCAACCGTGACGGTGAGGTCGGCCAGCGTGTGCGCCAACGCCTGGAACGCGCCGATCGGCCGCCCGAACTGGTGGCGGGTCCTGGCGTGGTCGACGGTCAGCTCCAACGCGTGCCCGGCCACGCCCACGCACTCGGCGCCCAGCGCGATGCAGGTCGCGATCTCGGCCCGCCGGATCGCCCCGGCGGCGGCGGCACCGTCGGCGAGGACGGTGGCGGGGGTCTCGTCGAACCCCGCCCGCCAGGCCGGTCGGCTCAGGTCCAGCGACGGCAGGGCGGTCAGCGTCGCGCCGGGTGCGTCCGGCGCGACGAGGGCGAGCACCGGCGACCCCGCCACGTCGACCGGCACCAGCATCGGGCAGGGCGGCGGGACGGCCAGCACCGGCCCGACCGTGCCGGTCAGGGTAAGCGCGCCGTCCGCCGCCGTCGACGCGGCCACCCGACGGCCCGAGGCGAACGGCACGTGCACCAGCGTGGGCAGCGGGGACCCGGCGGCGATGCCCTCCAGCAGCTCACCCGAGCGGGCCGTGTCCACCGCCGACAGTGCCGTCGCCGCCGCGACCGCACCCGGCACGAACGGGCCGCCGACGACCGCGCGGCCCAACTCCGCCGCGACGGCGACCAGTTCGGCCGCGCCGAAGCCCAGCCCACCCCGCGACTCCGGGACGAGCAACCCGGCCAGACCCAGCTCGCCGCTGAGCCGCGACCACACGTGCCCGCCGTCCTCCACCGGCACGACGGGGTGGGCGTACGCGCCGAGGAAGTCCCGCAGCGCGGAGCCCAGCTCCGCGGCCACCTCCTCCGCAGCGGTCACGACACGGTTCCCGGCGTCGGATCGGCGGTCGGCTCCTCGATCCCGCACACCTTGCGGGCCAGGTGCTTCGCGTGCGTCATGTCGTAGTGCTTCTCGACGATGAGGCGTTGCGCGTGCAACCCTCCGCCGCCCTGCAGGATGGTCACGCTCTGCCAGCCGCCGAACGTGTCGGCGGTGAAGTCGCGGATGCCGTGGAAGAGCCGCATCCGGTGCTCGGCGTCGACGCCCTCCATCGTGCGCATGTACTTCGCGACGAACTCGCCCGTCTCCGGGTGACGCAGGTCGTCGAGCATCGGCGCGGTGAGGATGCTGCCGCCGGCCACGTCGTGCAGGTTGCGGACCATCTCGGCGTAGTTCAACGCGGCGAAGTACTTCGCCGCGTTGGTCATCAGCTCGTCGGGGGACGCCCAACCCTCCGCGGTGAACTGGGCGTTGTTGACGGCGGCCTCCAGCCCGGCCCGCACCATCGTCGCGTAGTTGATCAGCTCGGCGATCTTCTGGCGGATGTGCGGGATGCGCTGCAACCCGTTGGCCTCGGCGATGAGCTGGGCCATGCCGACGAGCGTGTCGGCCATCTCGACGTAGTGCGCGACGCTGCCGATGCGTTCCCACAGCCCGAGCGAGTGGGCGAACGTGGCGGAGTGCTCCACCTCGCCGTCGAGGAACACCCGCTCGTTGGGCACGTAGACGTCGTCGAAGATGACGAACCCCTCGGCCATGTTGCGCCGACCGCTGTAGGGGAAGTAGTCGGTCGGCAGGTCCGGACGCGGCGCGTACGTGGTGGCGACGATCTTCACGCCGGGCGAGTTGACCGGCACCGCGCAGGCGATCGACCAGTCTTCCTCACCCGGCTTCATCCGCTTGGTCGGCATCACGATGAGGTCGTGGTCGATCGGGGCACCGGTGATGTGCAGCTTCGCCCCCCGGATGACCACCCCGCCGGAGTCCCGGCTGACCACCCGGACGTACAGGTCCGGGTCGTCCTGCTTCATCGGCGACAGGGCCCGGTTGCCCTTGGCGTCGGTGATGGTCTGCACGCAGCGCAGGTCGACCTTCTTGGCGTGCTCGAAGTAGTCCATCACCCGGTCGGCGTACTCCGGCAACTGCGACCGGATCCGGCTGGCGGCGGTCATCAGCATCAGCAGGCTCACCGACGTGGTGCGGGTGGGATTGGCCCACTTGAGCTGCTCGACCTCCTGGTAACGCAGATCCTCCACGCTGCGCGGGATGAAGAACAGCGGCCCGTACGCGTCGTCGCCGGGCCGGTAGAACTCGTCGTAGTTCGCGGCGGTCATCGCGATGCTCTGCCGCAGCAGCGGCTCCTCGGTGACGTCCTCGATCCGCCGGCCCGCGAGGTAGACCTGACGGCCGTCACGGAGGCTCTGCCGGTACTGTTCCCCGGTCATCATGGCGCTGCGGGTCCTTTCGTTCGAGGGTGCCGGTCACGGGGCAGGCCGAGCACCCGCTCGGCGACGATGCCGCGCTGGATCTGGTCGGTGCCGCCGGCGATGCGTTGCGCGGGTGAGCTGAGCAGGAAGTCCGACCAGGCGGAGCCGCCCGAGCCGCCGTCGTCGGCGACCAGGTCGGGTCCGAGCAGCCGCGCGGCGGCGCGGCCGTAGAAGCCGAGGTCGTCGACGAGGGCGAGTTTGCCCACCGACGGCGAGAGCCCCGCGGTGGCGACCCGGTCCGCCGTCACACCGGCGAGCTGCTCGCGGATCCACGCCTCGGCCAGCAGCTCCCGGTCGGCCTCGCCGAGTGGGTTCCGGTCGCCGACCAGGGCACGCAGCCGCCGGAACGGCTGGCTCAGGTACGTCTTGTCCCGGCTGCCCATCGCCGCGCGCTCACTGGTCAGCGTGGACATCGCGACGGCCCAACCGTCGTCGACGGCACCGAGCCGGGCACTGTCGGGGATCCGGACGTCGTCGAAGAAGACCTCGTTGAAGTGGCTGTCGCCGTTGATCTGACGGATCGGCCGGACGGTGATGCCGGGACGGTCCATCTCGACCAGGAAGGCGGTGATGGACCGGTGACGGTCGGCGGGCGCCCCGGTGCGGGCGAGCAACTCGCCGACGTCGGAGAGATGTGCCCACGAGGACCACACCTTCTGGCCGTTGAGCACCCAGTCGTCACCGTCGCGTACCGCCGTGCAGCGAAGCGCGGCGAGGTCGGAACCGGCTTCCGGCTCCGAGAAGAGCTGGCAGGCGAGGGCGTCCCCCCGCCACAGGGCCCGGACCCAGCGGTCCCGCTGCGGCGCGGTGCCGTGGGCCAGGATCGTCGGCGCGACGATGCGCCGGCTGACCGTGAAGTACGCCTGGTCGGGCAGCGCGTACCCGCACAGGACGTCACGCAGCGCGGCGGCGACGTCCGGGTCCAGGCCCCGGCCGCCGTGCTCGACGGGTCCGTCGAACCAGGCGAGGCCGGCGTCGAAGAGCCGTCGCTGGAACGCCGAGGAGACGGCCAGCCCGCTGTCACCGCCGCCGGGCTCGTCCACCACGGCCTCCGGGTCGTGACGGACCAGCCCTTCGGCGGCGGCGAACGCGTGGATCTCGGTGACCAGCGCGTCGAAAGTCGGGTCCGGCATGGTCACCGCCCCGCCCAGACCGGCGCGCGCCGCTCGGCGAACGCGCGCGCGCCCTCGGCCGCGTCCGCCGAGGCGAACACCGGGTCGAACCACTCGTCCTGCCGGGCGAACGCCTCGTCGTCGGACCAGTCCGGGCTGCGCCGCAGCACCTGCAGACTGGCGGCGACCGCGAGCGGTGCGTTCGCGGCGATGGTCTGCGCCAACCGGAGTGCCCCGTCGAGCGCCCCACCGGCCGGCGTGAGCTGGTTGACCAGCCCGCACCCGGCGGCGCGCGGGGCGTCGATCGGTGCGCCGGTGAGGACGAGCTCCATCGCGAGGGCGTAGGGCAGCCGGCGGGGGAGCCGGAACGTGCCGCCGCCCCGGGCGGCCAACCCGCGAGTGACCTCCGGCAGCCCGAACCGGGCGTCCTCGGCGGCCACGACCAGGTCACAGGCGAGCACCATCTCGAAGCCGCCACCCAGGGCCCAGCCCTCGACGGCGGCGACGAGCGGCACCTGCGGCGGAGACTGCACGAACCCGGCGAACCCCCGGCCGGGCACACTCGGCCGGCCCTGGACCGGGAAGTCCCGCAGGTCCATCCCGGCGCTGAACGTGCCACCGGCGCCGGTGAGCACGACGGCCCGGACGCTCGCGTCGGAGTCGAGCGAGATGAACGTCTCGGCCAGCGCCTCCGCCGTGACCCGGTTGATCGCGTTGCGTCGGTGCGGCCGGCTCACCGTCACGACCGCGACGTGACCGTGGCGGTGCAGGAGGACGGCGGGCGCGTCGGCTGGTGCGTGCGGAGCGCCGGCCATCAGCGTGGCGCCATCCGGATCGCGCCGTCGAGGCGAACGGTCTCACCGTTGAGGTAGCCGTTGGAGAGCATGTGCACCGCGAGTGCCGCGTACTCGTCGGGCGCGCCGAGCCGCTTCGGGCTCGGGACGCTCGCGGCCAGCCCGGCGCGCAGGTCGTCGCGCAGCCGCCCCAGCATCGGGGTGTCGAACACCCCGGGCGCGATCGTGTTGACCCGGATCTGCCGACTCGCCAGGTCCCGCGCGGTGACCAACGTGATCCCGTGCACCCCGGCCTTCGCGGCGGTGTAGGACGCCTGGCCGATCTGACCTTCGAAAGCGGCGACCGACGCGGTGAGCACACACGCGCCGCGTTCCCCGTCGACCGGCTCGGCCTCCGCGATCGCCGCGGCGACCAGACGCAGCACGTTGTACGTGCCGACGAGGTTGACCCGGACCACCTCGGCGAAGCCCTCGATCGGTGCGGGTCGACCCTCCTTGTCCAGGATGCGCAGGCGGTCGCTGCCCCGGCCGGCGCAGTGCACCAACCCCCGTACCGGCCCGCGCTCCCGCGCGACGTCCACGGCTGCGGACATCTCCTCGGTGCTGGTGATGTCGGCGGCGACGAACGTCGCGGCCGGGCCGAGCGCCTTCGCCTCGGCGGTGCCGGCCTCGGTCGCGGTGGGCAGGTCGACCATCACCACGGTCGCGCCTCCGGCGACGAGTCGGCGTGTGGTGGCCAGGCCGAGCCCGGAGGCCCCACCGGTCACCACGACGGTGGCCTTGTCCAGATTCACGTTCAGTTCTCCTGCCGCCATTGCACCACTGACGCCATTGACGATTACGGTAAAACGCGGCCACGTCCAATACACCTCTGCGCCGAACAGATAGGGGATGCCTATCGGACGGTTCGGCGCCTTCGTCTTGACACGGATTGTGTGCCGACTAACGTCGTCCGTGGCAGTGGCGCGGGCATATTCGGAAGCACATTCTGCGGGAGTGAGCCGGTGAGATCCTTGGCCTCGGTCGGACCGGGTGACTGGCCCACCATGAGTGCGCACGCCTACCCGGACGCACCGGCGTTGCGGACCCCCGACGGGGTCGCGCTGACGTTCGCCGGCCTGGAGGCCCGCGCGTCGCGGCTGGCGAGCGCGTTACGGGCGGCCGGCATCGCACCGGGCGAACGGATAGCGATCCTGGGCACCGACAGCGTCGGCTACGCGGTGACGCTCTTCGCCTCGCTCAAGCTGGGCACGATCGGCGCGCCGCTGAACTACCGGCTCGCCGCTGCCGAGCTCTCCGCGTTGACGGCGCTGGCCGACCCGGCCGTGCTGGTGCTGGAGTCGCGCTACGCACACCTGCTCGACGACCTGCGGGCTGCGGCACCGGGGCTGCGCCTGGTGTTGACCCTGGACGGACCGTCGGCCGGGATCGCCTCGATCGAGGAGTTCGG
Above is a window of Verrucosispora sp. NA02020 DNA encoding:
- a CDS encoding 4-hydroxyphenylacetate 3-hydroxylase N-terminal domain-containing protein, whose protein sequence is MMTGEQYRQSLRDGRQVYLAGRRIEDVTEEPLLRQSIAMTAANYDEFYRPGDDAYGPLFFIPRSVEDLRYQEVEQLKWANPTRTTSVSLLMLMTAASRIRSQLPEYADRVMDYFEHAKKVDLRCVQTITDAKGNRALSPMKQDDPDLYVRVVSRDSGGVVIRGAKLHITGAPIDHDLIVMPTKRMKPGEEDWSIACAVPVNSPGVKIVATTYAPRPDLPTDYFPYSGRRNMAEGFVIFDDVYVPNERVFLDGEVEHSATFAHSLGLWERIGSVAHYVEMADTLVGMAQLIAEANGLQRIPHIRQKIAELINYATMVRAGLEAAVNNAQFTAEGWASPDELMTNAAKYFAALNYAEMVRNLHDVAGGSILTAPMLDDLRHPETGEFVAKYMRTMEGVDAEHRMRLFHGIRDFTADTFGGWQSVTILQGGGGLHAQRLIVEKHYDMTHAKHLARKVCGIEEPTADPTPGTVS
- a CDS encoding acyclic terpene utilization AtuA family protein, giving the protein MSTDDRSRVRFVAPAAVMGGGFSTKSFRAALQTKPDFIACDAGSTDWGPYYLGAAASWAGYRQTRRDLERMVIGALDIGVPLLIGSAGFTGSDAGLTWFRGIVTDILAAHGRTARIATIRTEQPKDWVLGKVRSGQTWGLDGRPELTEADVERATRIVAMMGPEPYAEALDAGAQIVLAGRSSDAAIYAAVPLLRGIAPGPAWHMGKTVECGYAIEEPIGAGECIVGEVDDEGFTVRPVGGRSRCTVRSVAAQMLYENATPYLLREPPGTLDTSAARYLQLDDQSVRVVGATFTPEPYSVRLEGVEQLGYRSMCLFGVRDPAVVANVADYTAAITDLVHRTARDRYGLDESAYTFGFRRYGYDAVLGAAEPNAATGYAGCYEIGLVAEAVAADQEIAHEIVSGAMPFFMHGVRVPGVANSANGALAYAPSVVDVGPVFTWSVWHGAALEHPMEPFTLEITDTAAVEKVTVNA
- a CDS encoding acyl-CoA dehydrogenase family protein → MPDPTFDALVTEIHAFAAAEGLVRHDPEAVVDEPGGGDSGLAVSSAFQRRLFDAGLAWFDGPVEHGGRGLDPDVAAALRDVLCGYALPDQAYFTVSRRIVAPTILAHGTAPQRDRWVRALWRGDALACQLFSEPEAGSDLAALRCTAVRDGDDWVLNGQKVWSSWAHLSDVGELLARTGAPADRHRSITAFLVEMDRPGITVRPIRQINGDSHFNEVFFDDVRIPDSARLGAVDDGWAVAMSTLTSERAAMGSRDKTYLSQPFRRLRALVGDRNPLGEADRELLAEAWIREQLAGVTADRVATAGLSPSVGKLALVDDLGFYGRAAARLLGPDLVADDGGSGGSAWSDFLLSSPAQRIAGGTDQIQRGIVAERVLGLPRDRHPRTKGPAAP
- a CDS encoding crotonase/enoyl-CoA hydratase family protein; translated protein: MAGAPHAPADAPAVLLHRHGHVAVVTVSRPHRRNAINRVTAEALAETFISLDSDASVRAVVLTGAGGTFSAGMDLRDFPVQGRPSVPGRGFAGFVQSPPQVPLVAAVEGWALGGGFEMVLACDLVVAAEDARFGLPEVTRGLAARGGGTFRLPRRLPYALAMELVLTGAPIDAPRAAGCGLVNQLTPAGGALDGALRLAQTIAANAPLAVAASLQVLRRSPDWSDDEAFARQDEWFDPVFASADAAEGARAFAERRAPVWAGR
- a CDS encoding acyl-CoA dehydrogenase family protein is translated as MTAAEEVAAELGSALRDFLGAYAHPVVPVEDGGHVWSRLSGELGLAGLLVPESRGGLGFGAAELVAVAAELGRAVVGGPFVPGAVAAATALSAVDTARSGELLEGIAAGSPLPTLVHVPFASGRRVAASTAADGALTLTGTVGPVLAVPPPCPMLVPVDVAGSPVLALVAPDAPGATLTALPSLDLSRPAWRAGFDETPATVLADGAAAAGAIRRAEIATCIALGAECVGVAGHALELTVDHARTRHQFGRPIGAFQALAHTLADLTVTVEVARSAAAYVTRCGGDERSAHTLAVKASEAAVTVTTEAIQLHGGIGFTWEYPAHVLLRRAHAAAVLAGTPDQHRRALFALVDER